The window cagcgtctgccatgacctctagtggtcgttggcgtggtaggcacgacagcacacaaccactttagtggctcttggcgttcaaaaggttaagggttCTTGGTGTTCAAATTAAGGCAGTACAGGGATCGCAAAactggtattttttgtatgggaacgtaaacggtattttttcgttttttgttaattacttcatttctaattaggcaatctaataatacgaagtcgttatctgaaaacacaactgagtcctacatttagagtataaaataaaccgaaatatatggttatttcgatgtttttgcaaaaaaccggttccgatccctgaggCAGTATGCTGTGTAATGCAAGCAAACATACTATAATTTATAACTTGCATCAACCAGTAGACATTAGAATATTCAGCTTTGTTATGTACTTAATGAAGTAAAGAggctaaataatttattttactatctTTTAATAATAATCTTACAACATTACAAATGAGCACTaaaaatttactaaaaataacttatttctaAAAGCATCACTCGACTTCCCAATTGTATGTTACATATATACAGACGTCATCTGCATTTCTCGTCACTCACTGTTGCCACCCAGAGCACCCAGTTTCTTGAAGAACTAtaaaacaatagaaaaaaaatctaaaaaaaatgctGAAACAAAATGTTAGGTAAGTACTATATAACAATGAGTTTGCAAGAAATTAATCCTTTTTATAGAAATACAAGAATATTTCGTACAAATACctatgataaaaattatattttcgtATAAATacttatgataaaaataaactctGCCATGTATCGGACCATAGAGACGCAAAATGTCTTACGCTGAAGAGGGTGCATAGCTTATTGCATTTCAGGCTCATGTAGTTTGAATAAAACACTGGCGAGGATAACTGAATAAATTAAGATGAGTAACTTACAGTAATCATTGGAATTTTATCGCGTTCCTCCTTAGAAACGAGTCTGTCGTCTTGCTGAAGCTTGTACCAAGTGTAGTGACCGCCAATGATCGCTGGTACCATGACTATTGCCAGAAGATTCTTCGATATAAACGCCCGGACGTTCATTTCGTGGAATACGTCGGGATATCGAACTGAACTTAAAGAAATAGGCTATTTGGATATTTTTCATCTAATATTTCTAACCTAGGCTTTCATTTGTTTTTAGGTGtcactgtcactgtcaaaatATTGTCAATGTCGAATCCAAGTCAAACCACGTTCAAAAGACAAATTTATCGAAACATCTTAAATCTTTATTGAGTTTAGTAGTAATATATAGTGCAAGTCAACATGTATTTGAAAAACAGATCATTTGAATTGTTTCAACTAACTTTGCATTTATAAAGACTATTTGATGATTTCATATGTTTTATAAAGTTTGATATTGGTCTCTAAACGGGCTTTACACAAACTCGCTTGCGTTTTGTTTTTAACGTGCGTGTAGTCtgtcttttatatttatttaataaccaAAAGTAAGAATAAATATTGATGTGTCAAATGATAACACACGTTTTATCAAGTTAAATATtaagaataaaattatatttccaatgataattgataaaatacaattataagaTATGATCCAAAGAATATACTACATATGATCTCAGTAGGATGTGCTGTCTAAACGCCTACTGtcacttttcttttatttactaaaacttTTCACCAATCAGATGCAAACTTCATTGGTGGCATCCAATCACAGTGCGTATCAAAAGAAAATTT of the Cydia pomonella isolate Wapato2018A chromosome 19, ilCydPomo1, whole genome shotgun sequence genome contains:
- the LOC133528692 gene encoding uncharacterized protein LOC133528692 isoform X1 gives rise to the protein MNVRAFISKNLLAIVMVPAIIGGHYTWYKLQQDDRLVSKEERDKIPMITFFKKLGALGGNSE
- the LOC133528692 gene encoding uncharacterized protein LOC133528692 isoform X2, which encodes MNVRAFISKNLLAIVMVPAIIGGHYTWYKLQQDDRLVSKEERDKIPMITHFF